Genomic DNA from Longimicrobiales bacterium:
GTGTTGTGCGCCGGGGCAGCGGCGGTGGGCAGTGAAGGACTGAGCCGCTTTAATCCAGGGGTGGTTGCAGCGAGACGGCGAGGGGGACGTCATCGGCGTAGAGCGCGTCCAGCCCGAGCGCAGCACCGAACATCCATTGCTGTGCGTCGACGACATCACCGCCGAATGCGTGCAGGCCGGATTGCTTCGCCACAGCGACCAGCATGCTTGCCGCGCCGGCCTGAAGCTGCTCGAGCTGTGCCAGCAGACGCAGGTCGAAGCTGACAATGGTCGCCCCCACAGCATGTGCCGTCGCCAGGGCCTGCGCCGGTTCGGCATATCCGGGCAACCGGTGCACGGTGCCCAGCTCGGCCCACTGCAGGCCGAATTCTGGCGCCTTGTCGATCAGCGTGACGGGAAGGCCGAGCGCGGCTTCGATCTGCTGCGGCGACAGGAATTGCAGAACGAGAAGCGTGAGCTGGCGCGGGATCTCGGGTGCGCGGTCGGCCGCAAGTGCGAGCATGACGGGTGACATGGAGTTGAAGAAGACAATATCGCTCGCATGCATGCGGCGGATGGTGCCGATCACCGCATCGACCAGCTCGTCTTCGCCCTCATCCAGCGGGTCACATAACGGTGAGGGCGGCTTGAGCTCGACCGTGACGAGGCCGCTCAGCCGATCCGGTGAGGCACGGTTGGCGCGTCGCGCGTTCTGCAGCAGTGACTCGAGAGTGGCAATATGCGGCTCACGCGCCAGCAGCTCATCCGCCGTCATCGTGCTGAAACAGGTCAGGTCGTCGAGAAAGTCCTCATGCCAGGCTACCACTTTTCCGTCTGAGGTCAGCGCCAGATCCAGTTCCACCACTGGTGCACCTGCAGCGAATCCGGCTCGCAGCGCAGCGAGCGAATTTTCGATGGGGCGCAGGGGATCCTCGCCGCGATTCGGCCCCATTCCGCGATGCGCGATGACCACCGGTCCTGCCTCCAGCGCGAGCAGCGCCTCGATCGTGCTCGGCAGCATCAGCCCGGGGGGAGCTGTCTCTGCCATCGGACCATCGGCTTCCGGGCGCGTGGAAACGGCCAGGGGATCACTGCAGCCGGGAACAACGGCGGTCAGAATTACGGCAGCAACGGAGGACTGGCGCATGGTGGCCTCCTTCTGAGGAAATCGGACGGTGCTGCACCATGCACCCTGTAATCGCGTCGCGGCGCTGCCGTTCGCGACGTAGACAACCGGGAACTCTGACGTAGTAGGTCGGAGAGCTACCCCCGTCGAGTGAAGGAATGAGCGAGCCGTCGGGAATGGCGTGAGTGCAATTGACGCCTGCGACAGCCTCAATGCGCGTGTCGCCGCCGCGGCCGTTTCACGATCGGATCGACAGAAAAGAGGCGGCAGCAGCATTGCCGACCAGGACAGCAGCCACCCCCAGCAGCAGTGAGCCCACGGCATACGCTCCGGCCTTGCCCCACGCGCCGACCCCGAGCAGCTCGACGGTCTCGTAGCTGAAGGTGCTGAACGTGGTGAATGCGCCGAGCAGGCCGATCGTGATGGACGCGCGTACCTCGGGCGCCAGGCGGATCGCTTCGAGGTAGTGGAGGACGAATCCGAGCAGCAGCGACCCCACCACGTTCACCACCAGCGTGCCCAGCGGAAAACTCGAGCCGGCGCGGGCCTGGATCCAGCCGCCCAGGCCGTACCTGGCCACGGCGCCGGCGGCACCGCCGAGTGCGATGTACAGCACGGTCATGAACCCTCCACGAAAAAGCCTCCCGACCGGCGAGGCCGGTGGGAGGAGTCATCAGCGGTGGCGGACCGCGGTTCAGGCGAACTCCATCGCCATCTGCTTGTTGCTGCATGATGCCACATTCAGCGCGACGCCGCAACGTACTGGCTGCGATTGTTGCAGTACGAATGAGCAGATCGTCTGACTTCGAATGGTACCCGGCGTGGATCATCCTGCCAGTGTGAGCGACCGCCGGGCTCGACGCCACAGCATCGATCGCCGCATCGCCTCGCGATGCATACGGAAGGGAATCATGAGAAAGCTCGTAGTC
This window encodes:
- a CDS encoding glycerophosphodiester phosphodiesterase, which translates into the protein MVIAHRGMGPNRGEDPLRPIENSLAALRAGFAAGAPVVELDLALTSDGKVVAWHEDFLDDLTCFSTMTADELLAREPHIATLESLLQNARRANRASPDRLSGLVTVELKPPSPLCDPLDEGEDELVDAVIGTIRRMHASDIVFFNSMSPVMLALAADRAPEIPRQLTLLVLQFLSPQQIEAALGLPVTLIDKAPEFGLQWAELGTVHRLPGYAEPAQALATAHAVGATIVSFDLRLLAQLEQLQAGAASMLVAVAKQSGLHAFGGDVVDAQQWMFGAALGLDALYADDVPLAVSLQPPLD
- the crcB gene encoding fluoride efflux transporter CrcB, translated to MTVLYIALGGAAGAVARYGLGGWIQARAGSSFPLGTLVVNVVGSLLLGFVLHYLEAIRLAPEVRASITIGLLGAFTTFSTFSYETVELLGVGAWGKAGAYAVGSLLLGVAAVLVGNAAAASFLSIRS